The following proteins are co-located in the Eleginops maclovinus isolate JMC-PN-2008 ecotype Puerto Natales chromosome 23, JC_Emac_rtc_rv5, whole genome shotgun sequence genome:
- the pcgf1 gene encoding polycomb group RING finger protein 1 isoform X2 has product MAEQGPMAIAMRLRNQLQSVYKLDPLRNEEVKLKIKDLNEHIVCYLCAGYFIDATTITECLHTFCKSCIVKYLQTSKYCPMCNIKIHETQPLLNLKLDRVMQDIVYKLVPGLQESEDKRIKEFYQSRGLERVVQPSGDDAIPDATGLPYTSFDHSKAHFYRYDEQVSLCLERLSSSLAGKDKTKLTLQQKFVRCSVRTEVRHLRRVLCHRLNVDKNQVQMLFNNESLPDHMTMKRLWLSHWFGKAQPLVLHYTIKDKRSR; this is encoded by the exons ATGGCGGAGCAAGGACCGATGGCCATAGCGATGCGGCTACGAAATCAGCTTCAGTCCGTCTACAAACTGGACCCGCTGAGGAACGAG GAGGTAAAGTTGAAGATCAAGGACCTGAACGAACACATTGTCTGCTACCTGTGTGCGGGCTACTTCATCGATGCCACAACAATTACAGAATGTTTGCACACAT TCTGCAAAAGCTGTATCGTAAAATACCTGCAAACGAGCAAGTACTGTCCAATGTGCAACATCAAGATCCATGAAACGCAGCCTTTACTCAACCTCAAACTGGACCGAGTGATGCAGGACATCGTCTACAAACTGGTGCCTGGACTACAAGAGA GTGAGGACAAAAGAATAAAGGAGTTTTATCAGTCCCGGGGGTTAGAGAGAGTCGTCCAACCATCAGGAGACG ATGCCATTCCCGACGCTACAGGTTTACCATACACAAGTTTCGACCATTCAAAAGCCCACTTCTACAGATATGATGAGCAGGTTTCGCTCTGTTTAGAAAGACTAAG TTCATCGCTCGCAGGGAAAGATAAGACGAAACTCACTCTCCAG CAGAAGTTTGTTCGCTGTTCGGTCCGGACGGAGGTGAGACACCTACGGAGAGTGCTTTGTCATCGGCTAAACGTGGATAAAAATCAG GTCCAGATGTTGTTCAATAACGAGTCTCTGCCCGATCACATGACCATGAAACGGTTATGGCTCTCACACTGGTTTGGCAAG GCCCAACCCTTAGTGCTGCACTACACCATCAAGGACAAAAGGAGCAGATAG
- the pcgf1 gene encoding polycomb group RING finger protein 1 isoform X1 gives MAEQGPMAIAMRLRNQLQSVYKLDPLRNEEEVKLKIKDLNEHIVCYLCAGYFIDATTITECLHTFCKSCIVKYLQTSKYCPMCNIKIHETQPLLNLKLDRVMQDIVYKLVPGLQESEDKRIKEFYQSRGLERVVQPSGDDAIPDATGLPYTSFDHSKAHFYRYDEQVSLCLERLSSSLAGKDKTKLTLQQKFVRCSVRTEVRHLRRVLCHRLNVDKNQVQMLFNNESLPDHMTMKRLWLSHWFGKAQPLVLHYTIKDKRSR, from the exons ATGGCGGAGCAAGGACCGATGGCCATAGCGATGCGGCTACGAAATCAGCTTCAGTCCGTCTACAAACTGGACCCGCTGAGGAACGAG GAGGAGGTAAAGTTGAAGATCAAGGACCTGAACGAACACATTGTCTGCTACCTGTGTGCGGGCTACTTCATCGATGCCACAACAATTACAGAATGTTTGCACACAT TCTGCAAAAGCTGTATCGTAAAATACCTGCAAACGAGCAAGTACTGTCCAATGTGCAACATCAAGATCCATGAAACGCAGCCTTTACTCAACCTCAAACTGGACCGAGTGATGCAGGACATCGTCTACAAACTGGTGCCTGGACTACAAGAGA GTGAGGACAAAAGAATAAAGGAGTTTTATCAGTCCCGGGGGTTAGAGAGAGTCGTCCAACCATCAGGAGACG ATGCCATTCCCGACGCTACAGGTTTACCATACACAAGTTTCGACCATTCAAAAGCCCACTTCTACAGATATGATGAGCAGGTTTCGCTCTGTTTAGAAAGACTAAG TTCATCGCTCGCAGGGAAAGATAAGACGAAACTCACTCTCCAG CAGAAGTTTGTTCGCTGTTCGGTCCGGACGGAGGTGAGACACCTACGGAGAGTGCTTTGTCATCGGCTAAACGTGGATAAAAATCAG GTCCAGATGTTGTTCAATAACGAGTCTCTGCCCGATCACATGACCATGAAACGGTTATGGCTCTCACACTGGTTTGGCAAG GCCCAACCCTTAGTGCTGCACTACACCATCAAGGACAAAAGGAGCAGATAG